Proteins encoded in a region of the Saccharothrix ecbatanensis genome:
- a CDS encoding phosphoadenylyl-sulfate reductase — protein sequence MTAPTRVEELKAIAETASVALADASAEEALAWTARTFGESWIVASNMQDAVLIDLATKVKPDVDVLFLETGYHFAETIGTRDAVDLVYSGVRIVNAAAEQSVMDQEKEFGLLNKTNPSECCRLRKVIPLQRTLKNYDAWVTGVRRVDAPTRAGTPIVQWDDRNGLVKINPIAAWSDDEFHDYIASHGILENPLVQDGYPSIGCAPCTVKPLPGADPRSGRWAGQTKTECGLHG from the coding sequence ATGACCGCCCCGACCAGGGTCGAGGAACTGAAGGCGATCGCCGAAACGGCGAGCGTGGCGTTGGCCGATGCCAGTGCCGAAGAGGCGCTCGCGTGGACCGCCCGGACGTTCGGCGAGAGCTGGATCGTCGCGTCGAACATGCAGGACGCCGTCCTCATCGACCTGGCCACCAAGGTGAAGCCGGACGTGGACGTGCTGTTCCTGGAGACCGGCTACCACTTCGCCGAGACGATCGGCACGCGTGACGCGGTGGACCTCGTCTACTCAGGGGTCCGGATCGTGAACGCCGCCGCCGAACAGTCCGTCATGGACCAGGAAAAGGAATTCGGTCTGCTGAACAAGACGAATCCGTCGGAGTGCTGCCGGTTGCGCAAGGTGATCCCGTTGCAGCGCACGCTGAAGAACTACGACGCGTGGGTGACCGGGGTGCGTCGGGTGGACGCGCCGACCCGGGCGGGCACGCCGATCGTGCAGTGGGACGACCGCAACGGCCTGGTGAAGATCAACCCGATCGCGGCGTGGTCCGACGACGAGTTCCACGACTACATCGCCTCGCACGGGATCCTGGAGAACCCGCTGGTGCAGGACGGTTACCCCTCCATCGGCTGCGCGCCGTGCACCGTGAAGCCACTGCCGGGCGCCGACCCGCGCAGCGGCCGGTGGGCGGGCCAGACCAAGACCGAATGCGGGTTGCACGGATGA
- a CDS encoding sulfate adenylyltransferase subunit 1: MSDLLRLATAGSVDDGKSTLVGRLLYDTKSVLADTLDAVHRASADRGLSTPDLSLLVDGLRSEREQGITIDVAYRYFATPKRSFVLADTPGHVQYTRNTVTGASTAQLGVLLVDARKGVIEQTRRHAAVLALLGVPRLVLAVNKIDLVDHDEATFSRIAKEFTAHATALGYPDDAVVTIPVSALAGDNVVERSDRTPWYDGPTLLEHLETVPVDVDPHDAPFRFPVQYVIRPRTADYPDYRGYAGQVAAGTVRVGDEIAVLPDGLRSTVTGIDTADGPLDQAASGQSVTLLLAHDLDISRGDLIAGAAVPPRVTDEFDATVCWLSEKALTPGARVLVKHGTRTVQAIVTHLHTRFDEQNLTTVEDPGTLTLNEIGQVTVRTTTAVPLDDYTKSRHMGSFLVIDAADGSTLAAGLVGDPLSTITRDVALAGVP; encoded by the coding sequence ATGAGCGACCTGTTGAGGCTGGCGACCGCGGGCAGTGTGGACGACGGCAAGTCCACCCTGGTCGGCAGGCTGCTGTACGACACCAAATCCGTGCTGGCCGACACCCTCGACGCGGTGCACCGCGCCAGCGCCGACCGCGGCCTGAGCACCCCCGACCTGTCCCTGCTCGTCGACGGCCTGCGCTCCGAGCGCGAGCAGGGCATCACCATCGACGTGGCCTACCGCTACTTCGCCACGCCCAAGCGGTCGTTCGTGCTCGCCGACACCCCCGGCCACGTCCAGTACACCCGCAACACCGTCACCGGCGCGTCCACCGCGCAGCTCGGCGTGCTGCTCGTGGACGCGCGCAAGGGCGTCATCGAGCAGACCCGCCGCCACGCCGCCGTGCTGGCGCTGCTCGGGGTGCCGCGCCTGGTGCTCGCGGTCAACAAGATCGACCTGGTCGACCACGACGAGGCGACGTTCTCCCGCATCGCCAAGGAATTCACCGCCCACGCCACCGCCCTGGGCTACCCCGACGACGCCGTCGTGACGATCCCGGTGTCCGCGCTCGCGGGCGACAACGTCGTGGAACGCTCCGACCGGACACCCTGGTACGACGGCCCCACCCTGCTGGAGCACCTGGAGACGGTGCCGGTCGACGTCGACCCGCACGACGCCCCGTTCCGCTTCCCCGTCCAGTACGTGATCCGGCCCCGCACCGCCGACTACCCCGACTACCGCGGCTACGCCGGCCAGGTCGCCGCCGGCACCGTGCGGGTCGGCGACGAGATCGCCGTGCTGCCCGACGGGCTGCGCTCCACCGTCACCGGCATCGACACCGCCGACGGCCCACTGGACCAAGCCGCCTCCGGCCAGTCCGTGACCCTGCTCCTCGCACACGACCTCGACATCTCCCGCGGCGACCTCATCGCCGGCGCGGCCGTGCCCCCCAGAGTGACCGACGAATTCGACGCCACCGTGTGCTGGCTGTCCGAGAAGGCCCTGACCCCCGGCGCCCGCGTCCTGGTCAAACACGGCACACGGACCGTGCAGGCCATCGTCACCCACCTGCACACACGGTTCGACGAGCAGAACCTGACCACGGTCGAAGACCCGGGCACGTTGACGCTCAACGAGATCGGCCAGGTGACGGTCCGCACCACCACCGCCGTCCCGCTGGACGACTACACCAAGAGCCGTCACATGGGCAGCTTCCTGGTCATCGACGCGGCCGACGGCAGCACGCTCGCCGCCGGCCTGGTCGGCGACCCCCTCAGCACCATCACCCGGGATGTCGCGCTGGCGGGCGTGCCGTGA
- a CDS encoding nitrite/sulfite reductase: MAVRDKQRRGEGQWALGYREPLNPNERSKKDDNPLNVRSRIENIYAHGGFESIDPADLRGRFRWYGLYTQRKPGIDGGRTATLEPEELDDEYFMLRVRIDGGRLSTQQLALLGELSQTYARDTADITDRQNIQYHWIRIEDVPTIWRKLEDAGLTTMEACGDSPRVVLGSPVAGIAEDEVVDGSGAIDEILRRYIGDPRFSNLPRKFKTAISGLPDVAHEIHDVAFVGVDHPEHGPGFDVWVGGGLSTNPMIGKRLGAWVPEAEVPDVWEGVISVFRDYGYRRLRHRARIKFLVADWGPEKFRQVLEDEYLNRKLVDGPAPEVPAVPRDHIGVHRQKDGLFYIGAAPIAGRVSGSTLVEVAKVVERAGSARVRLTPQQKLVVLDVPEAEVKNLQADLAKLGLQTEPSPWRRGVMACTGIEFCKLAIVETKARAVELVSTLETRLADIVAGVTEPIAVHINGCPNSCARIQTADIGLKGMIVTDADGQQAEGFQVHLGGGLGLDAGFGRKLRGHKVTAVELSDYVERVVRNFVANRQEHERFAQWVVRATEADLK, from the coding sequence ATGGCAGTCCGGGACAAGCAGCGCCGAGGTGAGGGGCAGTGGGCGCTGGGCTACCGCGAGCCGCTGAACCCGAACGAGCGGAGCAAGAAGGACGACAATCCGCTCAACGTGCGTTCGCGGATCGAGAACATCTACGCCCACGGTGGTTTCGAGTCGATCGACCCGGCCGATCTGCGTGGCCGTTTCCGCTGGTACGGCCTCTATACCCAGCGCAAGCCGGGGATTGACGGCGGGCGGACGGCGACGTTGGAGCCGGAGGAGCTGGACGACGAGTACTTCATGCTCCGGGTCCGCATCGACGGTGGCCGGTTGTCGACGCAGCAGTTGGCGTTGTTGGGCGAGTTGTCGCAGACGTATGCGCGGGACACGGCGGACATCACCGACCGGCAGAACATCCAGTACCACTGGATCCGGATCGAGGACGTGCCGACGATCTGGCGCAAGCTGGAGGACGCGGGCCTGACCACGATGGAGGCGTGCGGCGACAGCCCTCGGGTGGTGTTGGGTTCGCCGGTGGCGGGTATCGCCGAGGACGAGGTGGTCGACGGTTCCGGGGCGATCGACGAGATCCTGCGCCGCTACATCGGGGATCCGCGGTTCTCGAACCTGCCGCGGAAGTTCAAGACGGCGATCTCGGGTCTGCCGGATGTGGCGCACGAGATCCACGACGTGGCGTTCGTCGGTGTGGATCACCCGGAGCACGGTCCGGGGTTCGACGTGTGGGTCGGCGGTGGTCTGTCGACGAACCCGATGATCGGCAAGCGGTTGGGCGCGTGGGTGCCGGAGGCCGAGGTGCCGGATGTGTGGGAGGGCGTGATCAGCGTCTTCCGTGATTACGGCTACCGGCGGTTGCGGCACCGGGCGCGGATCAAGTTTTTGGTGGCGGACTGGGGTCCGGAGAAGTTCCGGCAGGTCCTGGAGGACGAGTACCTGAACCGGAAGCTGGTCGACGGTCCGGCGCCGGAGGTGCCCGCGGTGCCGCGTGACCACATCGGTGTGCACCGGCAGAAGGACGGCTTGTTCTACATCGGCGCGGCGCCGATCGCGGGCCGGGTGTCGGGGTCCACGTTGGTCGAGGTGGCCAAGGTGGTGGAGCGGGCGGGTTCGGCGCGGGTCCGGTTGACGCCGCAGCAGAAGCTGGTGGTGTTGGACGTGCCGGAGGCCGAGGTGAAGAACCTGCAGGCGGATCTGGCGAAGTTGGGGTTGCAGACGGAGCCGTCGCCGTGGCGGCGGGGTGTGATGGCGTGCACGGGTATCGAGTTCTGCAAGCTCGCGATCGTGGAGACCAAGGCCCGTGCGGTGGAGTTGGTGTCCACGTTGGAGACCCGGCTGGCGGACATCGTGGCCGGGGTGACGGAGCCGATCGCGGTGCACATCAACGGCTGCCCCAACTCGTGCGCCCGCATCCAGACCGCGGACATCGGCCTCAAGGGCATGATCGTCACGGACGCGGACGGGCAGCAGGCCGAGGGTTTCCAGGTGCACTTGGGCGGCGGGCTCGGGCTGGACGCCGGGTTCGGGCGGAAGTTGCGCGGCCACAAGGTGACCGCCGTCGAGCTGTCGGACTACGTCGAGCGCGTCGTGCGGAACTTCGTGGCGAACCGGCAGGAGCACGAAAGGTTCGCGCAGTGGGTCGTCCGCGCCACCGAAGCGGACCTGAAGTGA
- the cysD gene encoding sulfate adenylyltransferase subunit CysD, with protein sequence MTTTTTTLDALGRLESEAVHIFREVAGEFDRPVILFSGGKDSTLLLHLAVKAFWPAPVPFPLLHVDTGHNFDEVIAFRDKVVAQHGLRLEVAKVQDYIDDGRLTERPDGTRNPLQTVPLLDAITGHKFDAVFGGGRRDEERARAKERIFSLRNSFGQWEPRRQRPELWNLYNGRHRPGEHVRVFPLSNWTELDVWHYIARENIELPDIYYAHRREVYLRDGMWLAEGPWGGPRENETMVEKTVRYRTVGDGSCTGAVESDAADIATVIAEVAASRLTERGATRADDRLSEAAMEDRKREGYF encoded by the coding sequence ATGACCACCACCACCACCACTTTGGACGCGTTGGGCCGCCTCGAGTCCGAGGCCGTCCACATCTTCCGCGAGGTCGCCGGCGAGTTCGACCGGCCGGTGATCCTGTTCTCCGGCGGCAAGGACTCCACCCTCCTGCTCCACTTGGCCGTCAAGGCGTTCTGGCCCGCGCCGGTGCCGTTCCCGCTGCTGCACGTCGACACCGGGCACAACTTCGACGAGGTCATCGCCTTCCGCGACAAGGTCGTCGCCCAACACGGCCTGCGCCTCGAGGTCGCGAAGGTGCAGGACTACATCGACGACGGACGCCTGACCGAACGCCCCGACGGCACCCGCAACCCGTTGCAGACCGTGCCGCTGTTGGACGCGATCACCGGCCACAAGTTCGACGCCGTGTTCGGCGGCGGCCGACGCGACGAGGAACGCGCCCGCGCCAAGGAACGCATCTTCAGCCTGCGCAACTCCTTCGGCCAGTGGGAACCCCGCCGGCAGCGCCCCGAGCTGTGGAACCTCTACAACGGCCGGCACCGCCCCGGCGAGCACGTGCGGGTGTTCCCGCTGTCCAACTGGACCGAGCTGGACGTGTGGCACTACATCGCCCGCGAGAACATCGAACTGCCCGACATCTACTACGCCCACCGGCGCGAGGTGTACCTGCGCGACGGCATGTGGCTCGCCGAAGGCCCGTGGGGCGGGCCGCGGGAGAACGAGACGATGGTCGAGAAGACCGTCCGCTACCGCACCGTCGGCGACGGATCCTGCACCGGCGCGGTCGAGTCCGACGCCGCCGACATCGCCACCGTCATCGCCGAGGTCGCCGCGAGCAGGCTCACCGAGCGTGGCGCGACCCGCGCCGACGACCGCCTCTCCGAGGCCGCCATGGAAGACCGCAAGCGGGAAGGCTACTTCTAG